TAGCTGGTCCCCCACACGTACATGGTACAAGACGTCCTTTGTGTTTCATCTTCATGGCTtgcgtccttaagtttgtcatGCTTAAAAGTGTGGAAATCTTGGTATATGTCCCTTGGTGAGTAGTTAATAGAAAGAGATGTGACTCTTCTTGATTCATCTGCTCTTGTTGTTACGTATTGAACAAGAACCTTTCTTCAATGAGGGTCTTCGTGTGATGGGACCTCTTGTGTGAGTGAGGCCCTCGTGAGGTTATGTTGTGCGAGACAAGGAGGCTCCCCACTGGAGCCTTGACGAGCAAGGTGGAGACCCTCTCGTTAGGGGTCGAATCGCAAGGCGAGGGACCCCCATGGTGACAAGGTAGAGACCCCTTTGCTGAGGGTCGAGTTGCGAGGAGAGGGGCCCCCAGTGCAAGTAAGGTAAGCACTCCGTCGTTGGGGGTCGGGTCGCAAGGAAGAGGCCCCCTCGTAAAGGGATGTGCGAGGGACCCCTCGTTGGGGGTTGTGACACGTGGAGCGAGGAAAAGCTTTTTGCTGGGTCTCGGGATCTCCTCTTCGTCCCATCCAAACTAAATTTATAGGCAAGTTCTCTCATTTGCTCAACACATGTAATCTAGGACCCTTGTTCGTATTAATTTGCCTTATTTATCGATAATTAGAACGCTAATTTCTCATATCAACAcactgttatatatatatatataattaaaactatttGAATGTCGAAAATATGAAGGAAGTgtatcagtacatccctttGGGGGGAGGTGCACCaaagaatttcccaaaatttttttaataaagaaaaataattactttTGTTTTAATGAGTattaacttattattttttaatttattcattCATTTATAAATGGAAGGGTAATTTTGGtcatatttgaatttttttttacttcaatTTTAGttctaaattttaatttcatttttttgaaaattaaattctaTAAATTTAGTGctattatactaaaatatatggTCTATACGAGTATAATTCTATTTAAGAGGATTTCTCCCATTCTCCGTCCCCCTCCCTTTCTAATTtcgacatgtactaaatcgtaccCTTAAACTTTTCAAGTcataaaaaaaaggtaaaaatctatataaaaaaactcgtaaaaatataaaaataaaaaattaataatccataaaaatgtaaaaagaaTCTAATTTTAAGTGTACTatgtaaatttcttaaaatataaTGATTTAAAATGTTTCATGTAATTCTTTCAAatactattaattttttattttttcttacatTAATAtcattatatttaatataaataaattatttgtatttattataaaatagtaaaaaaactATACCGAAATAAACTATACTACTATATATAACAATGAAAGTTAAGATATAACAGTAGATAGTGGAGGGAGAATATTCTCCAACCAAACACAATTTGTGACCACCGAAAGAACATACTGTACTAAAGCAACAATGTAATTAATGTTGAAGAATTACTGCTAACCAAAAAATgtaccaattattattttttttatttattttttttttttttgagaataaaaataaaagatgaaAACCAGCTTGCAAAATGTATGCAGATAGCCAAAATAGTTTTACCAGGAGCATTTTTCCTGAGAAGTATCTAACAAGAACATTTTATTAACCATAAATATCTACTGGCAATATGCCATCATCAACTAGTTTATACAGAGTTTTTGGCCAAGATGTTACTGTCCAAACCAAATagctaaaataatataaaagaaatagTGAAATTGGCTCTTGAATTTCATTGTTAAATCTTCATGTTTAATTGCACTTGTTTGGTTATAGTTTTAAATAACCGTTCTTAGTTATAGTATGCAAATTTAATGACCAGTTTCATTGTTAAATCCTCATGTTTAATTGCACTTGTTTGTGTAAGTTGGATGTCACAAGAGGAGGTTGCCTTCGTTGGTATGATACTGTTGTGTGAAAAAAACATCACATAAAATAGTAAAGATTGCATAACATATCATCTTCTATGGAATCCACAAGTTACTTACcagttagaaatttttttaacttcTAATCTTCTAAACTTGTACTCTTATCaaaagtacaaaaaaaaaagttataaacaGCTTAATACATTCTATATCAACACTACTCAACACCTCTTCCAAAACTCACAATGGAATTCCAAAGCCAAGAAGATCTTAGCCCAACAAAAGGGTCAGCCTGCATAGACAAGCAGAGTTCCCTTTCCATACTAAGGTCTCTTCTCTAGATATTAGTATCATGGTGTAGACTTCAATAGTCTTCTTCTACATGCAAATCCTGCGCTCTCCCATTGTCAACCCGAGATAGTGACCCTGTACATACTGGGCAAGGAGGGTCCCTTCTATCCTCGTAACTCGTTTTTGGTTCCAGACAATCTGCATGATAGAGATGACCACAAGCTAGAACCGCCACCAAGGAAAGTTGAACAGAAGATACAGAGATCCCTGGAAAATAAAGCTTCCGACTCAACGATTTCTGACAAATTACGCAGATTGTTTTTGTATGATCGGACAATATGAGATCTGACACACATGACCTAATTCTTTCTGGCTCAAAAAATGCTTTCTCCCTAAAATCTGTGGGAAAATGAAAAATTGAAACCAATGTcaatacaaatataattaatattgaaGTTTCAATATTGTACTGGAATAACCGACACCCAAATAGTAGTTCTAGTCAAAAAATTTCCACAAAAACTCATGCTTTTCATATCTAAAAATTCAACCGTTAAAGATTGTAAATAGGGGAAGTCATATTCACTAACTAGCAAAAATAGTAGTTCTAATCTAAACACTTCAAAAACTCATGCATATCACATTCACATTTAAAAATTCAACCTTTTTAAAGATTGTACATAAGGGAAGTCATATTCACTAACTTGCAAAAAACTcattcttcttctctctctctaatttagaattttcaacCAAGAAGAAGACAGCACATGATATCATCCATACAAATCGTTTGATTTCATTCCTTTGATCATTACCAAATAATACAATGGAACAGTTACTTCCAATATCTATCCTTCCAAACTTCATGGAGAATTTGTAAAGCAAACTAATTAAATCAAAGCATAAAAAAGAGGAACCTGAATGCCTCCTCAACTCCGAGTTGCTTTGAGTCACCACCTTGAAGGGTAGCTTATCCTCACGCAAAGAAGTACCTTTGCCACGAGAAGTCGATGCATTTGCAAGATTGAGCGAACCACGCCTAGAATACTGATGGGCGTAATGATGGCGTGAGCGTTTCAAGAATAATGACCGGCTTAGGCTTTGGTGATGATGTCCAGTAGAAGAAGGGTGGTGATGGTGATGATGGTGTGCATCTTGCAGCTTCATAGAACTATCCGCAATATCCAAGACAGATGAAAGAGGCTTTAGTTCACTAGAATCAATTGCATGCAAACCATTctgtataaaaaaaaaggattaaaaaaaaaattatacaacaaTAGTTGCCCCCTTACTCTGAAATAAGAGAGTTTCTATGAAACTGTCAAGGTACCTCTTCTGATAATAGCTCCATTCCTGAGGAGCATGGCACGGTGTCTGAAATAACCCAATAAAGAATTATCATCAACATCTTGTTTTATATCAAGAAATACAGTAATAAATTAATCACAAGCACAATATTGAAAAACAACCATCACAACATGAAACAACAACACTAACATCTatatctaataaatatattttacaaacTTTCAACAAGTTTTGTTGACCGATTCAGAGCAAAAAGCTAAACCACTTTTTAAGTTGCACCAATCAAAGTGCAATAAAAACAAGAATACGGATGAAAACCAAGAAACGGCAATAGATGACACAGAACGACAAAACCAAAACAGTTTCATATTGATCATCAGCTTACTAATCTGAAAAAGGCAATCCAAGAAAGACCATATAGCTCAAGAGAAAAGAcccagaaaacaacaacaacaacgtaTAGTTTTAACTTACACAAGAACCCTAAATCCCTTTTGATGTCTTTGAGAGTGAAAAAGAAAATGATAGAATGACAAGGTCATGGGAAGAAacatatacaaatcaagttaCAAGAACAGAATTCAACTAAATTCAAGAGTGGGTTCTCCGATATACATAATTTACTGAACGACACTTTTACACCGAACCAAAAAGATTTCTCTTTCTAGTAAATTTTCTGGGAACCGAAGAGATGGGATAATTATGAATTAAACAACACGTGATTGAACAATACAAATGGAACATACCCGATGATTGTTGGATCTGATTGTGATCCGAGGTTCGCTTCCTCTTCCCCATAGATAGCAAAGAAAATCGTAATAAGCGGATGGGAGAGAAAGTGAGTAGCTGGGTTTGATCTGTGTGGCTTTGCGATCACAGCGGGAAAGGGAGAAATGAAAGGGGTTTAGTTTGGATTTTCTGGGTCGgtgaaaattaaaatagaaaaatgtacggcaaaagattttttttcctAGCAAAATCTTATGGATTTTTTATTCCAAAGGTAAAGGTAGTGTATGGTTAGTAGTTACACATGAGAGTATTCctattaaatcatataagaccATATAACACGTGTTGCTTTGAAATTCTCCTAAAATATGTGGTGCTTCAGGAGCAAGTTAGGTGGCAATGAGACCCGCGTTACAAGACATGCGGGACTAGCTGGACAATAGGTATCTCTTGTCTTTTCTTTTTCGTGAGTGAAGTCAACCCGGAGATGGGTACGGGAGGACTGATGAAGTGTAACACATCACTTTAGGATTAAAACACTGTATACCGATTTAATGCGACATGGAGAAGAGCATCTGACGCCTTACACTGACAAACGTGTTTAAGGATTTAAACCCATCATTTCTCAATTTTACGAGATCCCATACATCAATCGACGATTGCATAAACGAGTCGTCAAGTTGCAAATGAAGGATAAGTTAAATCCTACCAAACACCTATAGACAACCCGAAATTCATCATAAACTAGGCAATTATGCCCTAAAATGAGATTTAGGAAATTGTACAAAGTATGGTGCAAACAAACACGACAATGGTAACCTCTTATCACCATTATGAGCTATAAATACCCCCAATGATATAAAGCAAGGGGGATCGATCAAGAAAACTCTTGTAATAAATACTTTCATAAATATAGTGACATGTGGACTAAAGCTCATCAATGCttcaaccacgtaaaaaatcttctaTTCTAACACCCATTAATTATTTCATACAACTTTGATTATTGGTTACCGAAAATCTcaatcaatattttggtgctttcattgagagttgtaGAAAACTTACCTAAAGAGAAAGTCGTAAATAACCTCGTGGTATAATGGTAAAGACAAGAAACACTTCACATCTACAACAACCAGATGACTCAAAGGACTTGGAAGAGGAAGAAGCAGCTTCTACAGTagatattgaagaagaaggagacaCCAACAATCCAAAGTATTCATGTCTCGACCTTTTTCTGTCACGACCTGAGCCCTAGACCGTGGTAGATTTGTAATATTCATAACTTGGGTAgtcaaaggtcacactttgacccttgtaGGAAGATAATGCTTATAAATGATCTTTTAACTTATATCAAAAATtacttatttaaaaataactatatcgataaaaaatattagtaacaaaatTATGACCATTCATTAAtataaaagaacaataatatcCCCATAGTTATGTAGTCACCGaatagatagatttaataagtcaataaaataccaaaataatacctaACATCCATCATTCCTCCtttctaactagtacatagctaatttaagtcatccagaCCATCCATTTGTTAGgttgtttttaatattatttttaggttaatttttagtgtgtttttattttagttctaCTCTTGTTTGGAGCAATTTTAtgctttttatcttttatttttatagatttaaaatagaagaagattagaaaatatcaaaagaataagatggaaaaagataaaaagatctcacaaaaagatgaactataaatagaaaaaattatgcaaaaaattaaagctgaaactttaagtcTAAATTTGACTATAATCTGATCATATTTTGGAGAAAGTCAAagcataaaagttctagatctatCTTTTATGTTTCCGGAATATCTTGAATCATCCAATTCTaagcaatatcgagagagttatagCCAAAATACTGTCAGTCGACGCAGTAGAAAACTCACATCCCCTTCTAATACTAAGCAGAATAGGTTTTTTcagcattttttatttttttgtatcaTTTTTTTGGCAATAAAAGAAGTGGACTTCAATAGTTTTGGGGGGGAAATTCAATAGGAAATCAGAAGCAATCAAGGAGTACGAATTTTAGAGATCAAAATCAATATTGGAGGCTTTCTCTTTTTCaacattcttttcttctctattttcttctcttttcttaaattaatatgTGTAAATTTGTTACAATGAACAAGAGTAGCTAAACAGTTCTTTAGGGTCTAAATGGAGATTGTTTGATATTGATTtgtggttttaatatgatttaattttctctcaatttttatgtattctatttcattcgtacttaattacttttaattgccggATCACCAATTAAAtatctatgattttgatgcgagatctgagaagtgagtgtcgatcatgctatagtgaaatagaattgaatttcgatataggatgagagtacctatatggtttagatagcttataggatttctgtgtttaatgcatgttacatgtttaatttatcacgagagtagaaaatttgcatgcaattgaggtttatatatctgaaagactataaattaccttagtaaacctgctattgcataaaAATTGGTAATAAgaagataatcatattaggccataatcagtagatacaattgaaatcgaaagtCCTAACTTTTATTCATTGTTAATTTGCCTATTAATTTACTTGCTTCCTGATTTTTATTGTTCTTATTATTTTCTAGTTTAATTTTATCTCAAATTTTAttcaaccaaatagaagtaagagtttaattttaacgtatttaactacaatcctcgtgggatcgacctcactctttgTGAGTAATACTTGTTAAAACGATATGTATGCTTGCGTGTTGTAATTACCACAACACCATTCCAACTTAAATACAAAGTCAGTTTCATTGAAAGCTTAAAGAGTAgaataagactaaactaataacgacTTTCTTCCTCAACGGTACCTtcctcatccactagcatcaTACTGAGTTCCAGAAATAGAGAAAACATGGGGTGGTCTTATTAAGCCCACTAagaaaacaactaatatcaaaggatcattggtttaataaaattcctgcGTGGTTagcttttaaaataaaatatctcatcatcattatcaaaaTGTATAAACAAGGTTGAGAGACCAcaattaatcacaaaatcaagcgtcaaatgcatatcacaccATCCATTAGACCTCTAACTCTCAATACCACTCATAAAAAATGACGTCCAAACTCAAGTAGTCGCACCTGATAACCACCATAATACTGGGGCTCAAATTCAATTCACTTCCTatacagattctaggtcttttACCTACAGGTGAGTGCATACCTCATCTACCTATGACGACATAGAGATTAGGTCAtgaaacaacaatatgcacTGAACTAGGATCCTCTTGGACGACCAAGATTGTTGGTACAGCTCCTTGTGGGCTCACTTCACTCCCTTCGGTCGCTGCTTGACGGTTTTGCTATATCTTACATGGAGGCTCTGTTCTACTATTGATGGGGTTGCAATCCACATGTATTCTATCTTTGGCTTACGTGGACATGCCACGTCAAGTGGATACAATTTAAGATaacaataatcatgattattttctaatgtgtagataacactataatcatgattgtCCATAAATTcaagatttaatagaatttatatattaaaattataatcatgaaagtaTCATGTGAACCaagtaacataaaataatttcttattcTTTCATTCATTAATTAATAAGACTATATTGAGATGAGTTTTATtcagggcataaaatcccaacataaACTTTAGGATGCAAGGCATGAAGATACAAGACAAACGATGTCTTGTACCACATACATGTGGGGAACCAGCCAAAAGATCCTCCACGCCACTGCAAGACCTAGGCAAGCATTGGACATACAAAGGGTAGTGGAGACCAAATTTGTAGGTGTCAGTACAATCTAACACCTGACCACCACTACCTCTATTACCCACCTACAGTGCTGATTCCTTGTGTACAACTTAGGGTGTGTTTTATGCTTTTGGGACCACTGtagtttctctattttaaattattccaaatttcttagaactttacaaaatatcttaaaaaactACGTTGTACACTATtacatacatataaaaaataataagattaaAACAATGTGGATGTTGAAAATAGGAAGAGGGTACCCTCCAAACTTCTTTTAGGGGTGCAATGTGCAAGCACTCCaaaatttgtttttaaattatattttgtttcaAGATAGAATTTTTAAGATGTGGTCATTAAAATGGTATTTCTCTTAGTATCACTAAAGTTAttttggtgatattttaaaatatatcgaTCTtataaaatagaattttttaaaaaatataagatccAAACTAACACACAAAATTCAAAATGGAATAAACCCttcaaaatttttatattttcaaaaagttCACTTAAATTTACATCCAATAAACTTTCCAAGATGAGAATTGCTAAATTCCAATTAATAAtgggaaacttataaaaatactgtttttttaccgaatgttttcaaaaatactgggacacggcaaactttacatttttactgtccatacctatttttatttcttttatactgcccaggcccaatatatttacttttatactgtaaacagTAAAAAAACACAAAGAGCACCTCTCCTTCGTGGTTGGGGACGGACAAATCAACACCTGAATCATATTAACACACCAggaaaaaaaccataaaatctggaaaagagaaaaaattactaaatcaacatcaaattactgttttgtagtgttattttattgttgttttaatatgaaaaaaaaaatgccacgtaaatgaaatattgtgaaaaatgacaggacatggaatctataccaattctcataaagagcaatggaccatgggaaaaaaatataattatttcaagAGAATGTGACAATGCtcgaaaacaacacaacaataCTTGAAAATAACACATCAACAACAGAATCATACACATTGGAACACCAATTAGAAGAAGGAGGAGACTCTAAAACAAGAGAATTTGAAAACGACAAATTCGACATAGTTGACTATGCGAAGCTGGTTGCtaaaaaaatggtagaaaaacttgaaaacaacagtaaaaaactAGATCCAGAAATCGACATCAACAATGCGAAGCTAATAACAGATAAACAATAACCAGAAGTTGAAAAGGTCAggcatacaaagacaaagaaacactgAAGAAAGTTTACAGCTACAACGCAATCAAAAACAACTTCCAATACAGtttttgaaaacatatttaattGGGTTTCAGTAAGAAGTTTTTTAATATCTTCAATAACAGAGTAATAACCAGAGTTTATAACTCTGGAATGGTAGTATTCCGATCGGGTGTACTTGgattttcaatcctataaaaaacataataaaacactactaaaacaacacaaaaaaaaaataaagaacataaaaacaagcataaaaaaactcTAGAATGGTAGTATTCCGATAGGGTGTACTTGGATTTccaatcctataaaaaaacataagaaaacactattaaaacaaaactaaaacaacacaaaaaaaaataaagaatataaaaaacaagcataaaaaaaacaataacaaaataagccATAAGAGTCATCAAACGATACAACACCACCACTCACAAAATCAGAGCTAAACTACaaccccaaaaaagaaaaaaaaaaactgaattagtgaaacaacaaaaaccaagtaaagtttatgttgttctagaaaaaataaataaagaaaaaaagatttttttttacttggaAAGTTTGAGTTGTCTGTTGTTGTTCTTCTTCCTCTGTATTTTTCTTCTTGcttttctctctcaaaaccCAAGTAACAAAATGAATGAAATGAGTGAGCTTCGTAAGTTTTTGAAATAGTGAAGAGTGGGGAGAAGGGTTTTATGTAAAGTCTTTGTTGATGTTctttatcttaaacactaatttcaAGAAATTTTCTATAGATTTTAACCCACaaaaagagatagagagagaaataaaatacatatataaattattggAAATAGGGATCACGTGGGTCAATTGTACCCACGTTCAAATTAAGTAAAAAATGTgagttaaaattaaattttaaatttaaataaaaaaaaaattgacatgaaATGAAAGTGACATGAGAGTCATCAatcaatttcaaatttaaataaaaaaaaatatgacatgAAATGAAAGTGACATGAGAGTCATCAATTAATTCTTGTaaactttttatatatacaaattgaaTCAAGACCAAGGCAGTATACTGCcgtaataaacaaaaaaaataaaaacagtaaaaaagtTAACTTTACCGTGTCACAGtatatttgaaagaaaaatggaaaaattagtaaatgatgtaaatttcccataataataatacatttcAGGAAAATGGATCAATTTGATAAAAATGTACCAATTGGATTTGGATTTTTAGAAAGCTATCATGCGCGACTAAATAACACATGAAAGAAAATCCTAAACATTTACCACTAAAAGTCTAACTGCAAAAAAGTATCCCTCAAATTAGAGAGGTACACAGCAAATTCAATTTGATGTGATGGAGCTGAATACTTACATCCATGGCTGAGAAAAATATGAACAAGAACTATACAAAAGAAAACAAATCCAAAAAGAACTTTATTAGTTTGCCTTGCATGTGGCTTTGTTGTGCCCTGTTTCCTTGCACCTTGTGCAAGTAACTGGTCTAACCTTCTTGACTGCTCCTGTTTCACTctcctttttcttgttttgggTTGGTGAGCGTGAGGTTACAGGAGGAAGAACAAGGGTAGTCTCTAACTTAGTCTTATCATCATTATTCATCGACTTCATATTGGAATTTACAGAGTTTATGGTTTCAGAATATGTTAACCTGAAGCTATCAGCTGTGAAGTATCTTGAGCAGTAATCATAAATGTTTCGACCGGTGCAAGAGAAGACTGCAACGGCATGTGAGCAAGGCAAACCAGATCGTTTCCAACCAAGACAGCTACAGCTCCATGTCTCAACGTTCACAACATTAGTGGAATCACCATGAACCTCAAAAAGGGTGTCAGAAGAAAACAGTACTTTATGACCATAAGCTTTATTCCTTTGCTCTCGGAGTTTTTGCTCCTTCAATGGTGTAAGTTTTGTACACCACTTACTTGAATCTGTTCTACCAGTATTTAttaattccatagtcttacattgCAGCAGTTCGATCTTCTGTACTATCGGTGCTTCACGCACTTCCTCCATCCACTTGGTGTAGGTTTCTGCAACATTTAAAGTAACATGGTTATAAGGTTCGCCCTTGAATGATGTGCTTGTC
This Cannabis sativa cultivar Pink pepper isolate KNU-18-1 chromosome 6, ASM2916894v1, whole genome shotgun sequence DNA region includes the following protein-coding sequences:
- the LOC115694806 gene encoding uncharacterized protein LOC115694806 isoform X2; this translates as MGKRKRTSDHNQIQQSSDTVPCSSGMELLSEENGLHAIDSSELKPLSSVLDIADSSMKLQDAHHHHHHHPSSTGHHHQSLSRSLFLKRSRHHYAHQYSRRGSLNLANASTSRGKDFREKAFFEPERIRSCVSDLILSDHTKTICVICQKSLSRKLYFPGISVSSVQLSLVAVLACGHLYHADCLEPKTSYEDRRDPPCPVCTGSLSRVDNGRAQDLHVEEDY
- the LOC115694806 gene encoding uncharacterized protein LOC115694806 isoform X1 encodes the protein MGKRKRTSDHNQIQQSSDTVPCSSGMELLSEENGLHAIDSSELKPLSSVLDIADSSMKLQDAHHHHHHHPSSTGHHHQSLSRSLFLKRSRHHYAHQYSRRGSLNLANASTSRGKGTSLREDKLPFKVVTQSNSELRRHSDFREKAFFEPERIRSCVSDLILSDHTKTICVICQKSLSRKLYFPGISVSSVQLSLVAVLACGHLYHADCLEPKTSYEDRRDPPCPVCTGSLSRVDNGRAQDLHVEEDY